A single genomic interval of Arthrobacter sp. NicSoilB8 harbors:
- a CDS encoding cytosine permease has translation MNAHRPPTAAEVPRLEDKTIQPIPAHERHGKARDLFTIWFGSNIMIMTIVTGGLATTVFGLNFVPAIVGIIIGNVVGGIFMALHSAQGPQLGVAQMIQTRGQFGSYGALLIVVIVVIMYVGFFAANLVFGGQALAAVSPGISVDAGIIVIGVLSVVATIFGYRLIHAYARFLSIVAGLALVLAFVWILAVHGLPASFLNQGNFNWVGFMATISVSALWQLAYAPYVSDYSRYMPQGTGSAPAFWASYSGCVLGTLFPMVLGALVGTLALTLINDGSSVEIVGSLGAMLGPWTMVIIGIFCLGVAASNAMNLYCGVLCTLTIGQTFRPTWLPHAKTRTIAAILIFTLALVIALFARDNFIFFYTNFLSFLMYVLVPWTAINLVDYYLLRHGDYRVEDFFKRDGGVYGRFNWVAIGAYVAGALIQVPFSATAMFTGPAAAAMNGVDVSWIVGLVVVAPLYYFAARVFRKEPEAAPFQSPAFATELIEAPQA, from the coding sequence ATGAACGCTCACCGCCCACCCACCGCAGCCGAGGTACCCCGGCTCGAGGACAAGACCATTCAACCCATCCCCGCCCACGAACGCCATGGAAAAGCCCGGGACCTTTTCACCATCTGGTTTGGTTCCAACATCATGATCATGACCATCGTGACCGGGGGACTCGCGACCACTGTGTTCGGGCTCAACTTTGTGCCCGCCATCGTCGGAATCATCATTGGGAACGTCGTCGGTGGCATCTTCATGGCGCTGCATTCGGCCCAAGGTCCACAACTGGGTGTGGCGCAGATGATTCAGACCCGCGGCCAATTCGGTTCGTACGGTGCGCTACTGATCGTTGTCATCGTGGTGATCATGTACGTCGGGTTCTTTGCGGCGAACCTCGTCTTTGGCGGTCAAGCACTGGCCGCAGTCAGCCCAGGCATCAGTGTTGACGCAGGCATCATTGTCATTGGCGTCTTGAGCGTCGTTGCCACCATCTTCGGCTACCGGCTCATCCACGCCTATGCACGCTTCTTGAGCATCGTGGCGGGTCTGGCGCTGGTGCTGGCCTTCGTCTGGATCCTGGCCGTCCACGGATTGCCGGCCAGCTTCCTGAACCAGGGAAACTTCAACTGGGTGGGCTTCATGGCCACCATCTCCGTCTCCGCCCTCTGGCAGCTCGCCTACGCTCCCTACGTCTCGGACTACTCCCGCTATATGCCTCAGGGCACCGGCTCGGCCCCGGCGTTCTGGGCATCGTACTCGGGCTGCGTCTTGGGAACACTCTTCCCGATGGTGTTGGGTGCCTTGGTGGGAACGCTTGCCCTGACACTGATCAACGATGGCAGCAGCGTCGAAATAGTCGGGAGCCTGGGAGCCATGCTAGGGCCATGGACCATGGTGATCATCGGAATCTTCTGCCTCGGCGTTGCGGCGTCGAACGCCATGAACCTCTACTGCGGGGTCCTGTGCACGCTCACCATCGGGCAGACGTTCAGGCCGACCTGGTTGCCCCACGCCAAGACCCGGACCATTGCGGCGATCCTCATCTTCACCCTCGCCCTCGTGATCGCACTGTTTGCCCGCGACAATTTCATCTTCTTCTACACGAACTTCCTCTCCTTCCTGATGTACGTCCTGGTTCCCTGGACGGCCATCAACCTCGTCGACTACTACCTCCTGCGTCACGGCGACTACAGGGTTGAAGACTTCTTCAAGCGCGACGGCGGGGTGTACGGACGGTTCAACTGGGTTGCGATCGGAGCCTATGTTGCCGGCGCACTGATCCAGGTTCCGTTCTCGGCAACAGCGATGTTCACAGGCCCTGCTGCCGCAGCGATGAACGGCGTGGACGTCTCCTGGATTGTTGGCCTGGTGGTCGTTGCACCCCTCTACTACTTTGCGGCGCGAGTGTTCCGGAAGGAGCCGGAAGCAGCCCCCTTTCAGTCGCCTGCATTCGCAACTGAGCTGATTGAAGCCCCTCAGGCCTAA